From the genome of Syngnathoides biaculeatus isolate LvHL_M chromosome 4, ASM1980259v1, whole genome shotgun sequence:
tcactatacaacaaaaacaaaggaagtgACATTGCCTTTCCAATGGAGCTCATGCACTTATGTCATAAactcacatgacttttgtttaccttgccatattgccggtcaagctaagcattgctcaatgctaagtcggttggagacaacacagAAATATATCGTGTAGCACGACGCCctgtcttgtccgataccgtcagacatttagaaggtgaaaataaatgacggtacgtggaaaaattagataaactcagcatagaagACCCGTATTTAacgccgaaatcgatgttttcgctgacaagaaattggactgtcacTTCGCTTCCGctggtcttggacaactggatatacacatggatctggtgagtaagtcgttgagatttacaccgaaaagtttgaaagcgtataaaagtctggacgcatataaATACTTTGctggtggatctgttctcatcaagaataaatccgacatattgacggttttgacggctcatGAACGTggaagcgtattcggccacacattaacctttgccggaatccaccGATTCTTTCAGCTagaattcaatacaaataccaatatttaaataaatgacccctggttttacacaaacattcatgaactatgatttaaaaaaaaatgaaaaagaggacagagtcgtctccatagaacgtacatggaagcgattgcagtcacacttaacctccgtaaacctctgcgagagccttttttttttttttttttttttaaacacgcactgttctcaaatgagccagcttggcattataaatacttcttggtaatttgagattgagaagaataattcctacctgaaatgaagcgatcactacacaggcgtgtgtgtattttgcttgggcaccatccatcatattTAATTgttgaaatccatcgatattttctggtcttttcagctggtattccatagaatgatctctttgaatatctgtctcgtctattgcGACAACCAATAGCACatcaggtctcgggtattgtaaatattctcctccagttgaatgtctcccacaatgtcgagcagctctgtttgaccggcaatatggcactgtgaaaatggtgacgttacgtgcacgagctctatatcttTGGAAGAAAGTACACTGTCACGTTCCCATGGTTGGACAAATAATTGCAAAATGACAGGAAATGGAAAATGTCCcaccattttttgttgttcccAGCAGAAGAAAGTGGGTGGGATGGGTGAGCTTAAATTTGCCTTCATCATGTTGACGTTTGTCGCGTTACCAGTGCACTTCATGTAAAATTGACATACCAAATCATTGATGTTAGAGAGCTCGCTGATTGCTGCGCTCATCTGGCTTCAGTCCAAAATATTCCCACAATGCCACTGAGGCATTAGGCTTTGGAACTAATTCAGTTTATGCAGCTCAACTTTCTGTTTAATTAGCTTTGAGAACACATTCCTTCTTTTCGTCTGCCTCAACGCTGTCCACACCCATCAGActcactgtgtgtatgtgtcccGTGTGAGTCAATTCTCCCATAGCGGTGAGCATGTTGACTGAGAGGAGATGGGGATAAGTCGCGCGACAAAGTGTTGATATCAGATTCTGGTGGTATAATAAACTTGAGCAAAAATACTGTGGTATCACCGTATTTAGATTATAGCTCTAGAATCTATTAGTTTGACAAATGTGgttaagcaaaaacaaacatgttcTATGTTaagtttaaataaattaatggatggatagatcaaTCAAAAATTAACAGTcaatcacaatgtcccatcacTAGTGAGCTATTTTGACAACAGACCCACTGGTTACTCAACATGGTCCTTGGGGGAACCATGTTGGTGATCTGCTCTTACATAATGctgcaaaaaatacattacgtatgaaaacaaatgtttaaaattgaacttttcattattttagtattttatacACCAGGTGCCTTAAACTTTGAGGAGCTGTTTATTGTTTCTTCTGTCTGTCTTGGAATGATATGCTCTGTTTTTGAGAGAATTCTCTCTGAAGAAGCTGAATTTGCTGCTTTGCGCAGTCACTGTATGAGCAGCAGGTCAGAAACAGTTCCATTAACTGGCACCTTTGCTCAatgttttttattgaatttttcttgtcaatgaaatgaaaatgtttctagACTGTTCTCCTTTTCTTGCTGCTGTCACTCATTTCCTTATGTTTTTCTCCCCCTTCCGTTGCTCCTTATGCATGTGCATTGGACCCCGCCCCCACTATACTCAActgggaaggagaaaaaaaaaaaaaaaggtagcacACCTCTCCTCTTTAACATCAAAGCGGCTGATTGTTTAGCACATGACAGTCTGGTCTTGGCAAGCAGGAAACCATGTTGCACCCCTCCAAAATTAATTACCCAATTTTGTTAAAGGACAGTGAAGCAGTATTGAAACTTTACTAAACCGTGGAGTCAACATGATAATTGGCCCATTCCCAAAATAAACCCGCATGTAAATGTGAATTCATCCGGTCTGGAAAACTGGTATTTTATTTATCGAATCATAAGGTGATATAGTAATTACCACGAGAGGCCAATatatgtgtatttgtgtgtttgtcccCCCTCACTCAAAACCTCAACCTGCCTGTTGGTCATAGGCGTCCTCTATGCGTGCACACTCCCATTCTACGGCTGCATGGGGCCCTCTCAGGAAGCGCAACGCCTCCTCAGCCTCGCGCCGCTTGCCCTGCGAAAGCAGGAAGCGCGGCGTCTCTGGCATGAAGCACATGGACGCAATCAGCAACGTGGGCGGCACGGCCCCGCACACTGCCAACCAACGCCAGTCCACAAACAGACCTGCAAGAGGCCACAATGACACAGTGTTATATTAAAGGAACACATGCACAATTATCTTCAGCTTTAAAACAACAGAGACTTGTGTGATTAGCCAATCAGCAGCCACGTACCAATCAGGTAGACCCCCATGATGCCGAACACCACCATCAGCTGCACGCAAGACCCCAGCATGCCTCGTACGCGCTCGTGAGCCATCTCTGAGATGTACagctggcaaaaaaataaaaaataaaaatgcaagatGGACATTGTGACAGGAAGTGGTTAACAAGTAGAAGGCCTTAATGATGAGTCAGGAGGCAAAAAAACAAGGATAGGCACATTTTGAGGAGTaaggagacaaaaaaaggaggaaTGCAGCATAAATAAGAGAAgtctgacaacaacaaaaaaagtgaatgtcCGATAAAACTAAAAAGTAAAAGGTGAAAAGTGACAGTAATTTGGGGAAAGTGGTATAAGGAGCAGGGACCAAAAATGGAAGCTGGATAAATAGGAGTGAGGAAAAAAGTTACGAGGGGCGAGGAAACAGTGAGAGAGACTACAGAAAACCAAGTAAATAGGGAGTCAAGGAGGGAAGAGACAGGCAACAAAAGGCAAGCGGAGCAAAGCAAGAAGTTTAGCATAGCAAATGGGGAAAGAAAACAAGCCATATAACAAGGAGTGAAGAGGAAGGACAACGAAGGAGACATGAGGAAAGCAGCATTACAAGGAAAGAAGCAAAAGTGGGAGTCTGATAAAAGATTACAATGGGTAACTAAGCGAAAGATGAAAGTTAAGAGAGAAAAGCGGAACAACAAGAAAAGCAGCTTTACAAGGAGTCTGGGAAAAAAGGATACaaaaaatgaagtcaaaagGTGTAAAGAAGGAAGTATAACAAGGAATGAAGAGACAGAAAGCAAGGATCGAGGCATAAGACGGAAAGCGTTACAACAAGAAGTCTGACCGGCACGACGAGCGACGCGCCTCCGCTGGCGAGCCCCGTGAGCACACGTCCGGCGTAGAGCATCCACACATCTTGGGCGGCGATGATGACGGTGAAGCCAAAGACAAAGGGCAGCGAGCAGAACATGAGCATCAGTTTCCTGCCCACCTTGTCCACCAACCAGCCAGTCAGCAggccccccgccgccgcccccaGCGTCACCACAGACTGAAAGCGTGGACGAAAAATACAGCGCCACTGTGGGAAACAAAATAATCCCATCCTTCCCCTCTTACCCCAAACCAAGACGCCTGTGTGTCGTCCAGCCGCAGTCGGGGGTCCGAGCTCCCAGCGAGCTCCGGGATGGCGGGCGAGCTGTACCCCAGCACGAAGCCGAAGCTCATGGGTCCCAGCACGGACGCCAAGGTGGCCAAGTACAAATTTCTGTTACTCACTTTGCTGCagaggaaggaagaggaggCAAAGGGGCACGTTAATGATTAGCACTAACCAGGATAACTCAACTTGATTGCATTTAGCAAGTCATGAGGGGCCTTAATTAAATCATTCCTGTCAGCACACTTAAAAACAGATAAGTCACACGCGTCTGCTGGTCATCAATTCGTCACATACATTTATTCCCTATTCATCTCGGGTTTAAGCATCTGTGaattattatttgaattattttgacATGAATGATCACCATTTGAAGActctcactgatggtgttgtggtgcATTCGTCTCGACATCAGTGCTGGCAGCGTGGGAGGTATAATGCTGTGATTTGACTTCCCAGTAACATTTACCTCTTCACAAATATTTGTTCACCatacttgaaaataaaagtggACTAATTAGATTACCAAGGGCAACCTCATTTTCTACCATTAGTTTTCTACACTATTTAGTCATTACTTTATTTACATCCTTCTTAGCTGTAGTCGATTTTCCGATTACCTGGGAAATCTGTAatttatttgcaaatcattccatgtattttttttggcaatAACTCGCAGTAGTTATTCTTTacgtaaaaacataaaattatttcatatttttattcaaaataggAACGCGTAACATCAAGACGTTTAGTTGAGAGgtattttccttttcaattataatttaatacaaacacaaaagctATTTTGATGACGTTAACACCggtgttggtaaaaaaaaaaaatgtattcaatttgTGTTGCTTACCTTAGATACGCGTCCTGCTCGGACATGAGTGATTCACCAGTGATTTCGTCATCTCGACCCTCATCATTCAGCAGCCTCCGGCGTTCCTGCTGGATGTCCATCGTAAGTTTCCCCAGACCTTCCTGAAATATTCCACATTAGTAACATGAAGCATTGGCATTCACACACTAAAACGCTTAAAAACAATCAAGAATATGAAGTACATACGCCAATTTAATCAAAACGTAACAATGATGAGAGTGAAGACACGTGTGTGTCTAACATCTCGGCCCCGGTCGTTCTTTTCTTGACCCTCTTAATCAGGTTTGTTTCGTTAATGTTCCAGTCAGCTGACCTCCGTGTCTTTTATTTCCGGTTTGGCTTTTCAATGCAAATGAAGGAATCATAACAAACGGTCCAACTCAGCTTTGTTTGCGGTTattgacaaatattttgtcatttcaattacaattaaatcaaatatttatgtttaaaagaaacattttaaagtgGCAGTCTGGTTCTTACACTTTTCGAGTGGtggttaattttattttggtagTCATAACTATCGTTTCCGTTGCCaaattttgttcttgtttgattACAAGTTCTGCGTATTTTCTGtataaaatttaatatttttagatttttatgtACATTTATCTTCCGTAGTTAGTGCCGTCCCGTTATTTTCAACAATAAAAGCCCCCAGTTCCGTAGACGATTTCATGGGGCTCCACAGGAGTGAGCGAGATCAAAATGTGAACGAAAGGGAATGTAACCTAATTTGTCAACATTATGGCTATTTTGGTGTGGATACATTAACCTAAGGTGAGCTCCAATTCAATTTGTTCAGCTTTTATGTTATATTAACACTGCTTGTGTAAGAATTCGATGCATGATTGGGTTAAGGCAACTATCGAGGAGTCAAGTGTCATTGGGATTCACACAAAGTTAAGCGACAGGACACGCCCTCCTCCAATTTTACTGGCTCCAGGACACGCGGTGCTGCACTATGATTGGCTGTTGCATCTCTGTAGACCAATCCTCACTTTTACACACCCTAAACCGGTTTATGATAAAACCGTATCCCGAAACctaacacttattttttttgattCGGTACaattgtgaaacatttttgggaCGCGCATTTCGCGACATCTGGATACCCTGCCCTTCGCTCGAAGTAGGAGCCAATCATGTTGTTGTGCGGCGTGTCCTTCCTAGAAACATACATGTGCACGAACGTGTTTATGACTCCACAGGGACGCGAAATTGTTGTGCTGCATTGTGTGTTAAATGTCTGTTTAGGTTTTACCTTaccattttaatatattttcatttattgtatttatatatatacgtgtaacaAGAGAATtggattgttgttttttgtacaTTATACTGTTCAATGTTcattaatcaaataaaaaacgGTTTAAATGAGCCACCAAACGTGCCtatgtggcggccatgttggtaAGGGTGGTGTTCTTATTTAAGACAATGGACGTCGAAATTAATTCGTAACTGGGTCATTTTTCACCAACTTCCATGGCAtttactttttccccccaatactAAAGCGCGtgctacctaaaaaaaaatatttttaaaaaacgtttCGCTAAATTTTTACCTGTGAAATGTTATTCATGGGGTAGACGGTGGGTGGAGTCttggacaaacacacacaaagtaccacttttaaaaatatttggttcTCCAAGTCCAACCGGAAtggccaacattaaaatacagtagtgtcATAGTCAATGTTCATCAACAACAAGGTGGAGATTTTTCTCAAAAAGTACGTTTAGTATTATTATAAGACACTGTAACATACACAGTTTGCGCATAAACAGTGTTCTTAAAGGGCCAATGtggtgaaatgcatgatttttagtatgggattaataaaaaaacggcagccgacatggacccatgcgctttttcaccacaaagcatgcttttgacgtatacagctttttctaactcccgccatgaaaatcctctagggatttgttttcgagaagaagcaggaagtgacgtacatggcaggaccgccctcaagtggactagtttgtttctgttagttttacctctgggaaggtagcgcgttgttccttcgtgttagccaaaatgccggctcgtctcATTGCTGaacattgtttgaacactcgggagaatggatttacccttcctaagtttgcaagagacccggtttatcgtgaaaaatggattgcacgggtgcaaaggacgagaacttcgtgagttccaaatgacagtgtatacagctaccaaaaaaaaaataatagtgtggggtggaccacgtaatccatctctcataatgtagcaaaagatccgcgtacgtatgacaggggtgctaaatgtgtcgatgtcagtcagacggcttccgcgtcggggtCGCCCGCAAAGGCTGCCATGTCTGCTCGCCCACGAAGGCTGCCGTGACGGctcgccagcaaaggctgccgcatcgtgcctcgcggacgagcatggcttcggccagggcggctcatacatactctctgggagtctgtcgccgGCGCGACAGTAattatgagccagcctggcggAAGCCGTACTCGTCCGCAAAGCATGACGCGGAGAGCCTTCGCTGGCTTcagcgccgcgtccgccggtcacggctttggcTGGGATGACTCATCTTCGGCGCCCAGGTGacttatcacggtgccgagctgggccgctttaAGGTGTTGTCattgcacgtggctgagtgcaccGTTGCCGACagggatgttcatagccgccgctgtCGTTCGCGGTGAAAGACACCACCGATGGCAGCAGCGGTAAACAACTGTTTATGgcatactcagccgcgagcgacgagaATGacgtaaagcggcccagctcggcACCGTGATCGTCACACCCGGGCCACGGCGTTGTGATCGCTTGCGGCTGAGTATgccacatactgtcatactgtcggggagtctgttgttagttagaagtgatccgcatataatctaaatatggtaaatatggaaatgattggataatattgccccggacacttgactcgattgtgagacgttctcttcttcgaaaagtgcttccgtgtcagaagggggcgtgttcgtctccctctgtaggggccacagcgtgttttcaatggcgaatgtccggggtgacgtcacggacagtaaatggaGCCAATATgttgaccacttggatgtcgaatgacactttcgcaactttgcgtatggatgacgtgctctccgctcataattaGTTtctcgtgtagacattgaagtgaataatgttgtatgtatttttcatttcactatctattttagaatgtttatattgatgacacttgacctttaaataaatgacagtgTTCAATAAATtgttggacacattttttttaatcgtgttAGTTTTACAGTGAACATCAAGCGTAATCCCAATAAACGACTCTAAGCAAGCAGTATTTAGTCTTAGTCTTTGCTCTTTTGTTTTCACAGTAACAACCTGTTGTTGTGATGACGTGGCTCTGTACACAGGGTCAGGGGTCGCTGAACAGAGGTTCTGGATTGGAGCCTGGATTGTACTGCACTACTGAGATTTTAGATCGACTCCAAAATAATcccaatttgtgtttttgctgatATCAGATCGTTAACTGATTTCAAATATCGCATCAGAACACCGCTAAAACCAACAGGAGGCAGTGTCAAAAAAGGTCTGGTTGCTTAATACTCTTTCATGACCTGAATGTCTAGCGTAGTGAGTTTAACAAAATGACCGCTTGGTTTACTAATGAGACACATTTATACTGTAGTTAGTACTTGCATATGTACTGTAAGAATAAAATGAgctttcttgtaaaaaaaaaaaaaaaaaaaaacagttaacttAAAAACAAGTTACAGACCTATAATTCAATTGAGCTCCTGCCCCTTCTTGTTCTACGATGAAGTAGCGATGTGCGCTAATTAATTGgaatcactttttttgtcagatggcaaaaatgtgcaaattttgtATCTTGGTGAAAGAGTTCATACAGTGTTTTAGGAGTCTCACTCAGTATTAacccattaaaagaaaaaaaagatcaatcgTCCCTTTACACCGCTACCATAATTTGTTACTGAATTGGGTGGAGATGTCAATAGGAATAAAACAGACctaaaagtctcaaggacccatgtgtgaaattgaacaggaactCTGTCATTCATTTTGGTTTAAAGTGCCCATTCCAGGAATCAAACTTTGACAAATTTTGACTAGGTAATGGGCACACACGAGCCCATAATATTAATATGATTTGGTGTCAGTATTTTACAATTTCAAGAGCTGCGGAGTCTTCGCTTTAGGTTGATGTTCCTTTTTTAGTCAACAGGTTGCAGCAGAGACTAAAGTGGAGCCAGTGGAATTGAGtaacaggagcaaaaaaaattacattctaCAACTACAGAATGTGTATAGTCGTAGATACATTGTTCTATTAGGGCTATAATGAGCAAATGTAACCACCGTAGTACTAAGACCTTAAGGCTACTGGAACCTTTGGTAGAGCAACGTAACTACATTGTCTATGCTGTACTTAGTTCTGGGGTAATTCATCATGGCAATGGAAACCCCTGTACATTAATTTTACAGACCCATGACCATTTGGGCAGCGTtgaacatattttatttttttttcactgtggaTTGTCAGTAGCACAGACATCCTCCACGGACCATCAATCGGCAGACTTTAGTGTAAGCCGACCTCGGTGTTAGCGGAACAAGTGAGTGCAGCGTGACGACCAGCTGCGCTAACAGTTGACGGCGGTGCGGCTGTTAGCTTCTGTCGTCTCGAGACGGAGAAAGTCCAGTGTCAACAAAAAGAAAGTCATCGTGTGTTCATGCTTGGAAaagtgtttctgttttttttcttttaccactAAATTATGGAAATAATACATCAGCAGTCATAAAAGGTTTCTATTAACTGCGGGGCAATGTTTTAGGTCACAGTTGGACATTGTTAATAGTTACACAAGTGTAAGAATAAGGAAGTCAATGTTAGTATCGAAACTTAAGAACCATTTAACAATTTAATTCACACTCAGTTCCGTTCAAGAAGTCTAAACTCAAGAACAATTTAACACTTTAATTAACATTCAGTTCCGGACAAGAAGTTATGTTGTGTGTGAAATAACGCTCATTTGAGTACGCATGTGCGATGCCTGTTAAATTgtgactcattttttttgtttcaagtgaaccagcgttattattattattattttgtcttgcTGTATACGCCAACCGCCATAACCAACATGAGCTCGCTGTGCTACCAGTCCAGCAGGGATGGTTTATAATTCGGGCGATATTGGCAGCCGCCCATGGCGGCATTCTGTGGCGAGGCGGCACTCCACCAACTCTGAGGTTCAGGCTTAAACTAACATGAAGGGAACGCACACATGGATGGaaatgtatatccatccattttccataccacttatcctcataaggctcgtgggagtgctggagccaatcccagctatctttgggtgagaagccgggtacaccctgaactggtttccagctataggcaatttagaaaCTTCAGTGGGCCTAGCCCAGAGTGTATACTGTATAACCCAGACAAAATAGGGATCCTTTTAGTTAAAAATCAATATGTTATATGTCCGTTTCTGGGCGGGTATTTTCCTGGTCTTCTTTTAccttttcttgtgtgtgtgtgtgtgtgtgtgtgtgtgtgtgtttgtatcctCGCATGGGCAGAAGAAGGTTATGTAAATGTAGATATGAAGGAGGCCTCGGGGAGTAGATAGGGTTACAAAGGTAATGTCGTTTTCAGGAAGGTACCTTGATTTACGAGGAGCAAAATGACACGGTTTGCCAAAAACGACAATCTGTCAAAATGATGAGTCAGGTTGTGAGGTGTGTTTGCTCATGTGTGCCACTTTAGCCCAAGACCGATCTATCAACCACTTGAAAAGTGGATGATGGgtcctgtcaaaaaaaaaagtgtcaaaaaaacatttttttttaaatctgaacgGGACACACCAAACTCTTCTGACAGTGCTGATGTAATGTCACACATTGATTGCACACATAGGCAAACACACTtgagaccacacacacacacctaaaacCATACAAAAATCTCACATACTGTACAAGCACACAAAGAAACACACTCCACTAAAAGTGACTGGCGAGGCAGCGAGGGGAACAAAGATGTCCAAAATGTATAAATTGTCTGCAGTGAAATGTTCCTCTCGAGATACGGACAGACGGCCAAACGTCAGCCCACCCGTTcatccatctgtctgtctgATGGGCGGACTTCCTCTCGAAGAAAGGACGCGGGCGGTGGCGTCTGCGTGCGCCAAGACTCTTGATTAGTTCTGGACGCCGACCATCTTGTCTGCCTGGCCCGgcaccggtgtgtgtgtgtgtgtgtgtgtgtgcatgtttttgttttatcactCTGTTAAATGTGAAATTTCTGCTCTTTTATGCTTCTTGAGGGACCTTTTGGAATTTTTACCGCCTTGGAGCGCTAATGAGAAGGCCGCGACGTTGCCGCCTCTGCTGCTGTGCGCACGTCACCTGCCCATGAAACAGACGCTGAGGCCTCCTGCCCTCGCCTTCACCTTTCCCAAATAGTGAGCCTGCACTTGAATGTGTGCTTTTGTCAGTTTGTTTCTGTTCcttttcatgtttgtgtgtatttatgtttttgcatGTCTTTGTATGTGTTCTTCATCACTATTTCGTGGTCCTGATCGTTGCCTTTCCTTGCTGCACCTTAAAATTTCCAACAGCTGAACACAAACCTGAACCCAGCGTCCCTTCCTCGTTCTGCGTTCCTTCCtcacttccatccattcatctcctTGAGTTTGCTGATACTGGTGCCTTTGACAGGTGTGGAGGGCGGAGTCGAGAATAGGGGCAACGTGGGGGTCTCCTTGGAAGCAGTGAAGGCGTTCAAAAGTGAGCGGCATGccgacatcttcttcttcttctccttctctaGCGTGTCTTTCTCTTTGGGTCTGTTTTTCTTCTCTGACGTGGCTTTCTTCTCCGACATATCTTTTTTCTCCGGCGTTTCTTTCTTCTCCTTGTAGGATCCCGGAGACATGCTCTGTGGATGTGGGGCGAGACACAGACTGTATGTAAGGGTGAGCAAAGTCAGGGTCAGGAGGAGGTGAGGATAAAGAGGAGGGAAGCCAGGAGCAAGTGCAGGAgttgaggaggaggatgagtgaATGAGGAATAATTATGGGAGAATGAAGAAAAGGAGAGGTAAAGAGGAAGCGAGtcaggagaaggaagaggaggaaatgaGGACATTCAGGGCTACGGCAATAAACTTGAGCTCTCTGAATAAGTACATTCACAAGCAGTGAATAATTGGGGGAACACTGTGGTACATTTCAGATTCATCCTAAAATTTCACACGAGATCCCAATCAGCACCCCTAACCTTTTGTGAGCCGGGTATAGTGTAAAATGTAGTCACATACGCAACAGCAGAGCGTCCAGCAGCTGAGCTTAGCAGCGCTGCGGCCCGAGCCGGCGTAGCGGTTCTTCTTGGGCAGCAGGAGGACGAAGGACACAGACAGTGACAGGTGGTAGAAGCTGTGTACATAGGCGTAGTCCCACTCCTAACACACACATGGGGTTTTTATACACACGTGTCTTAATGGGAGGACATGAGATGGCTGGCGGCGTGCAGATAGCGAACCTCGAAGTAGAAGCGCAGCATGAGTGCCAAGGCGCCGAAACAGCAGCCAGGACCGACCTGCTGGGTGTAAACGCGCTTGTCAGGGTACACGGCACGCAGCTCCTTCATTTTCTGAAGctgagaggaggaagagaagaggGTCAGCAGGTAGTGAAAGAGGTGAGGAAGTGGAGGCGGCAAGGAGATGATTatgaggagaaggaagaggagagggTTTTTAAGAGGAAATGTTAGAGTGATGATTAAGTAGAGGAGGTGCTGAGGAAGAAGTTGAGGTCACTGGTAAAATTAAGAGGAAGTGGGTTTATCTtgtactggttgtgctggttgTCCTGATTGCGTTGTGAAAATGGGACTCACCCAtttgatggtgatgatgaagaCGGCCGATCCGATGGGACCCGAGTAGATCCCGTATCCCCAGCGGTCCTGGTAGATCCGGACTGCGATGCTCAGAACTCCAAACATGGTCATGCTGGAACGCTGAGGCTCCTCAAAGTCGCCCAGCGCTGAGCAC
Proteins encoded in this window:
- the slc2a8 gene encoding solute carrier family 2, facilitated glucose transporter member 8 → MDIQQERRRLLNDEGRDDEITGESLMSEQDAYLSKVSNRNLYLATLASVLGPMSFGFVLGYSSPAIPELAGSSDPRLRLDDTQASWFGSVVTLGAAAGGLLTGWLVDKVGRKLMLMFCSLPFVFGFTVIIAAQDVWMLYAGRVLTGLASGGASLVVPLYISEMAHERVRGMLGSCVQLMVVFGIMGVYLIGLFVDWRWLAVCGAVPPTLLIASMCFMPETPRFLLSQGKRREAEEALRFLRGPHAAVEWECARIEDAYDQQGSSFQLSDLKDAGVYKPLGIGVMLMVFQQMSGINAVMFYAQNIFEHAHFKESDLASVMVGAVQVVFTGVAALIMDKAGRKVLLVISGVAMVISTAAFGLYFYLMSRSSSPEEHHANMAWLALSSMAVFITGFALGWGPIPWLVMSEIFPVKVRGFASAVCVLTNWGMAFIVTKSFQDMMTLLTSAGTFWLFSCMCLLSVLFTFGFVPETKGRTLEQIEANFRGTVGQ
- the mymk gene encoding protein myomaker, with the translated sequence MGAYIAKMLLPTVSSVVFLPAASVAAKRGFHMEAMVYFFTMFFSAIYHACDGPGLAILCFMKYDILEYFSVYGTALSMWVTLIALGDFEEPQRSSMTMFGVLSIAVRIYQDRWGYGIYSGPIGSAVFIITIKWLQKMKELRAVYPDKRVYTQQVGPGCCFGALALMLRFYFEEWDYAYVHSFYHLSLSVSFVLLLPKKNRYAGSGRSAAKLSCWTLCCCSMSPGSYKEKKETPEKKDMSEKKATSEKKNRPKEKDTLEKEKKKKMSACRSLLNAFTASKETPTLPLFSTPPSTPVKGTSISKLKEMNGWK